One Terriglobia bacterium DNA segment encodes these proteins:
- a CDS encoding DUF4845 domain-containing protein, producing the protein MAWKVLPPYFSNYQFQDELENQARYFSYTPKSEQEIRDTIAKKAHEYDIPLTSEQVKIQRMGNDLAISADYTVHIDIPMYPFDLHFSPATKNRRI; encoded by the coding sequence ATGGCTTGGAAGGTCTTGCCGCCCTATTTTTCCAACTACCAGTTCCAGGATGAGCTCGAAAATCAGGCCCGGTACTTCTCCTACACTCCGAAAAGCGAGCAGGAGATCCGGGACACCATCGCGAAGAAGGCCCACGAATACGACATTCCCTTGACCTCCGAACAGGTCAAGATCCAGCGTATGGGGAACGACCTGGCCATCTCGGCCGATTACACGGTCCACATCGATATCCCGATGTATCCCTTCGATCTGCATTTCTCGCCGGCGACCAAGAACCGGCGGATTTGA
- a CDS encoding proline--tRNA ligase, whose protein sequence is MHRWSQLFIPTLREAPADAEVASHKFLLRAGYIRQLGAGIYSFLFLGHRAELKITQIVREEMDKIGQEFYLPAIHPRELWEASGRWSAMGDNMFRLKDRKGADFCLGMTEEEVMTEIARKELRSYKQLPQIWYQIQAKFRDEPRPKSGLLRVRQFTMKDSYSFDIDPAGLDISYQKHYDAYCRIFDRCGLKYVVVEAHSGAMGGSQSHEFMVYTDAGEDLVVSCPKCKYAANLEKATSRLDVVEDYPPVGDGSPTPVHTPGMKTIEDVAKFLNVSPKNKMKTLALMAVEHEDGKETKATPVILFLRGDHQLNDAKLVSVLSVAETRPMHPEEIQAVFKSPAGFLGPIGLNEREYKGIKAKVFVDRALLGRKNLIAGANKEDYHLRNVTPGRDFQVAEHEWADLRAVEAGEGCPNCGAPLVVAKAVEVGHIFKLGYKYSESMGATVLDKDGKEVTPIMGSYGIGIERILTAAIEQNHDERGFWLPASIAPFHVIVVVINSKDKAQAEAAEKIARDLEAAGLDVLLDDRDERPGVKFNDADLVGVPFRVTVGKKVSEGNVEVVVRSTGNKQDANISAVASQLKRLLQHPAA, encoded by the coding sequence ATGCACAGATGGTCACAACTCTTCATCCCCACGTTGCGTGAAGCGCCCGCCGACGCGGAAGTGGCTAGCCACAAATTCCTCCTCCGCGCCGGCTACATCCGCCAGCTCGGGGCAGGCATCTACTCGTTCCTCTTCCTCGGCCACCGCGCCGAGCTGAAGATCACGCAGATCGTCCGCGAGGAGATGGACAAGATCGGCCAGGAGTTCTACCTGCCCGCCATCCATCCCCGCGAGCTGTGGGAAGCCAGCGGCCGCTGGTCCGCCATGGGCGACAACATGTTCCGCCTCAAGGACCGCAAGGGCGCCGATTTCTGCCTGGGCATGACCGAAGAAGAGGTCATGACCGAGATCGCGCGCAAGGAGCTGCGCAGTTACAAGCAGTTGCCGCAGATCTGGTACCAGATCCAGGCCAAGTTCCGCGACGAGCCCCGCCCGAAATCCGGCTTGCTGCGCGTCCGCCAGTTCACCATGAAGGACTCGTACTCCTTCGACATCGATCCGGCGGGACTCGACATTTCCTACCAGAAGCACTACGACGCCTATTGCCGCATCTTCGACCGTTGCGGGCTGAAGTACGTGGTGGTCGAGGCGCACTCCGGGGCCATGGGCGGCTCGCAGTCGCACGAGTTCATGGTCTACACCGACGCCGGCGAAGACCTGGTGGTGAGCTGCCCCAAGTGCAAGTACGCCGCGAACCTCGAAAAGGCGACCTCGCGTCTCGATGTGGTCGAGGACTATCCGCCAGTCGGCGACGGATCCCCTACGCCGGTGCATACGCCGGGAATGAAGACCATCGAAGACGTCGCCAAGTTCCTCAACGTCTCACCGAAGAACAAAATGAAGACCCTCGCGCTGATGGCGGTGGAGCACGAGGACGGCAAGGAGACGAAAGCGACGCCCGTCATCCTCTTCCTCCGCGGTGACCACCAGCTCAACGACGCCAAGCTCGTCTCCGTGCTTTCCGTCGCCGAGACTCGCCCCATGCATCCCGAAGAGATCCAGGCGGTCTTCAAGTCACCCGCCGGGTTCCTCGGTCCCATCGGCTTGAACGAGCGCGAGTACAAGGGTATCAAGGCCAAGGTGTTTGTGGACCGCGCGCTGCTCGGCCGCAAGAACCTGATCGCCGGCGCCAACAAGGAGGACTACCACTTGCGCAACGTCACGCCCGGGCGCGACTTTCAGGTGGCGGAGCACGAGTGGGCCGACCTGCGCGCGGTCGAAGCCGGCGAAGGCTGCCCCAACTGCGGCGCCCCTCTGGTTGTCGCCAAGGCGGTCGAGGTCGGACACATCTTCAAGCTGGGCTACAAGTACTCCGAGTCCATGGGCGCGACGGTGCTCGACAAGGACGGCAAGGAAGTCACCCCCATCATGGGCAGCTACGGCATCGGCATCGAGCGCATCCTCACCGCCGCCATCGAGCAGAACCACGACGAGCGCGGCTTCTGGCTGCCCGCCTCGATCGCACCCTTTCACGTGATCGTGGTCGTCATCAACAGCAAGGACAAAGCTCAGGCCGAGGCCGCCGAGAAGATCGCGCGCGACCTCGAAGCCGCCGGCCTCGACGTCCTGCTCGACGACCGCGACGAGCGTCCGGGCGTGAAATTCAACGACGCCGACCTGGTCGGCGTCCCCTTCCGGGTGACGGTTGGCAAGAAGGTTTCCGAAGGAAATGTGGAGGTCGTCGTTCGCTCGACAGGGAATAAGCAGGATGCTAACATCAGCGCGGTTGCAAGCCAGTTGAAGCGTCTTCTCCAACATCCGGCGGCCTAG
- a CDS encoding KpsF/GutQ family sugar-phosphate isomerase: MAGAFQRAVDLLFGCAGRVVVTGMGKSGLIARKIAATLSSTGTPSLYLHPAEALHGDLGMVVVGDVVIALSASGETDEIVTLLPILKRLGVPLVSFTGDSLYAPQSPARVSTLAQAADIALDCSIAKEACSLGLAPTASTTTMLALGDALAVALAERRGFREEDFAELHPGGKLGKKLARVSQLMHTGDAIPRVTPQTKMPDVIYEMSRKKLGITTVVEGEKLLGIISDGDLRRLLERRGKDVLDLTAGECMTRDPKTISPDEFATKALNIMEQKKITSLAVVDASGRIAGILHLHDLWGTEMV, from the coding sequence ATGGCGGGCGCTTTCCAGCGCGCCGTAGACCTGCTGTTCGGCTGTGCCGGGCGCGTGGTCGTCACCGGCATGGGCAAAAGCGGCCTGATCGCTCGCAAGATCGCCGCCACCCTCAGTTCCACCGGCACACCCTCGCTCTACCTGCATCCGGCAGAGGCGCTGCATGGCGATCTGGGCATGGTGGTCGTCGGAGACGTCGTCATCGCCCTTTCCGCCAGCGGCGAAACCGACGAGATCGTCACGCTGCTCCCGATCCTCAAGCGCCTGGGTGTGCCGCTGGTGTCGTTCACCGGTGATTCGCTCTACGCCCCGCAATCGCCGGCGCGCGTTTCCACTCTCGCGCAGGCCGCCGACATCGCGCTCGACTGCTCGATTGCCAAAGAAGCGTGCTCCCTTGGCTTGGCCCCGACCGCCTCCACGACAACCATGCTCGCGCTCGGCGACGCGCTCGCGGTCGCGCTGGCCGAGCGCCGCGGCTTCCGCGAAGAAGATTTTGCCGAGCTCCATCCTGGCGGCAAGCTGGGCAAGAAGCTGGCCCGCGTCTCGCAACTGATGCACACCGGCGACGCCATCCCGCGCGTCACCCCGCAGACCAAAATGCCCGACGTCATTTACGAGATGTCGCGCAAGAAGCTGGGCATCACCACCGTGGTCGAAGGGGAGAAGCTGCTGGGCATCATCAGCGACGGCGACCTGCGCCGCCTGCTGGAGCGCCGCGGCAAAGACGTCCTCGACCTCACCGCAGGCGAGTGCATGACCCGGGATCCCAAAACCATTTCCCCCGACGAGTTCGCCACCAAGGCGCTTAATATCATGGAGCAGAAGAAGATCACGTCGCTGGCCGTGGTGGACGCCAGCGGCCGCATCGCCGGCATCCTGCACCTGCACGACCTGTGGGGAACCGAAATGGTGTAA
- a CDS encoding thioredoxin family protein, whose protein sequence is MRFASIPVLILVLSVSALPQAVDQLLPPALSSALEHWRAAVLSGNAEALKRVYTAAPQIQNPKKESISLPDELQFWTSQKKNGLQSIALDIVKVDPPQNGIQYVKFEAELKNKTAAGARTNYVVAIQGWQVGSAPRIASETRTSILRIKQPVRLNPKLYDPAADARAEIREAEQRAGREHKRVLLMFGGNWCYDCHVLDLAFHSGDVEPTLDRNYIVVHVDVGEYDKNLDLAEKYQIPLKKGVPAIAVLDPADKLIFSQQAGEFQAARSLSPEDVVAFLRKWKPASHAR, encoded by the coding sequence GTGAGATTCGCGTCTATACCCGTCCTGATTCTCGTCCTCTCGGTCTCTGCTCTTCCGCAAGCCGTCGATCAACTCCTTCCTCCCGCGCTCTCGTCCGCGCTCGAGCACTGGCGGGCAGCGGTGCTTTCCGGTAACGCAGAGGCCCTGAAGCGGGTCTATACCGCCGCCCCGCAGATCCAGAACCCGAAGAAAGAGTCCATCAGCCTGCCCGACGAGCTCCAGTTCTGGACTTCGCAAAAGAAGAATGGCCTGCAATCGATCGCGCTCGACATAGTGAAGGTGGACCCGCCGCAGAATGGCATCCAGTACGTCAAATTCGAAGCCGAGCTGAAGAACAAGACCGCTGCGGGCGCGAGGACGAATTACGTCGTTGCCATCCAAGGCTGGCAGGTGGGCTCCGCGCCCAGGATAGCCTCGGAGACGCGCACCAGCATCCTGCGCATCAAGCAGCCGGTCCGGCTCAATCCCAAGCTCTACGATCCCGCCGCCGACGCCAGAGCCGAGATCCGCGAGGCGGAGCAGCGCGCCGGGCGCGAGCACAAACGCGTGCTGCTGATGTTCGGCGGCAACTGGTGCTACGACTGCCACGTGCTCGACCTCGCCTTCCACAGCGGCGACGTCGAGCCCACGCTCGACAGGAACTACATCGTGGTTCACGTGGACGTCGGCGAGTACGACAAGAATCTCGACCTGGCGGAGAAGTACCAGATCCCGCTGAAGAAGGGTGTTCCCGCCATCGCAGTGCTCGATCCCGCGGACAAGCTGATCTTCAGCCAGCAGGCGGGCGAGTTCCAGGCGGCGCGCTCCCTGTCGCCCGAGGACGTGGTCGCCTTCCTGCGGAAATGGAAACCGGCGTCTCACGCCCGCTGA
- a CDS encoding class I SAM-dependent methyltransferase: protein MDDFLSWQKDVWDAMSRAYEQEIDPRMAPIVAGVVRRAAPRANTTALDLGCGTGSVAMKLAAAGARVRAIDISEEMLRITEARAARAGFDVRVDEGRAEHIPALDASCDLVTASLSLMFVADKAAAAAEIARVLRPGGRFVASVWGTPEQCDIVRFQRLVGSFAPEPPVKGVGPGSLADPKPFLHVLSRHGVLAHVEPEMITWGHPNLQHAWDTFTNVTALRMSPEQQEAARSEIMKQMWPDPAAPRTFHNLVLYIVGERS, encoded by the coding sequence GTGGACGATTTCCTCTCCTGGCAGAAGGACGTCTGGGACGCGATGTCCCGCGCCTACGAGCAGGAGATAGATCCGCGCATGGCGCCCATTGTCGCCGGGGTGGTGCGCCGCGCCGCGCCGCGGGCCAACACCACGGCACTCGATCTCGGCTGCGGGACGGGAAGCGTGGCCATGAAACTTGCCGCTGCCGGAGCACGCGTGCGCGCCATCGATATCAGCGAGGAGATGCTGCGCATCACCGAGGCCCGGGCCGCCCGTGCCGGCTTCGACGTCCGGGTGGACGAAGGCCGCGCCGAGCACATTCCCGCGCTCGACGCCTCCTGCGACCTGGTCACCGCCAGCCTCAGCCTGATGTTCGTCGCCGACAAAGCCGCGGCCGCCGCCGAGATCGCCCGCGTCCTCAGGCCCGGCGGACGCTTCGTCGCCTCCGTCTGGGGTACCCCGGAGCAGTGCGATATCGTCCGCTTCCAGCGCCTGGTCGGATCGTTCGCGCCCGAACCCCCGGTCAAAGGTGTCGGCCCCGGCTCCCTGGCCGACCCGAAACCCTTCTTGCACGTGCTATCGCGCCATGGCGTTTTGGCGCACGTCGAGCCGGAGATGATCACCTGGGGCCATCCTAACCTGCAACATGCCTGGGACACCTTCACCAACGTCACCGCGTTGCGCATGTCGCCTGAGCAACAGGAAGCGGCGCGTTCCGAAATCATGAAACAGATGTGGCCCGACCCAGCCGCCCCGCGCACTTTCCATAACCTTGTGTTGTACATTGTCGGGGAGCGTTCATAG
- the kdsA gene encoding 3-deoxy-8-phosphooctulonate synthase, with the protein MTTHIDRSFKLDKITIGGPELFLIAGPCVIESEDHAIKMAESIAGVCRALRLPYIFKASYDKANRTSIKSFRGLGVKEGLRILKKVRDTVKVPVLTDVHEAVDVQRVAEVADVLQIPAFLCRQTDLIVAAARSGRAVNIKKGQFVSPWDMRHAVEKCRSSDNDKVFVTERGSSFGYNNLVVDMRSLAIMREFAPVVFDATHSVQLPSAGDGAQSGGQPQFIPVLARAAVAAGVDGVFMEVHDDPARAKSDGPNALDLKKLRGVLNELLAVRKAVTPAH; encoded by the coding sequence ATGACGACCCACATCGACCGCTCCTTCAAACTCGACAAGATCACCATCGGCGGGCCCGAGCTGTTCCTGATCGCCGGTCCTTGCGTGATCGAGAGCGAGGACCACGCCATCAAGATGGCGGAGTCGATCGCCGGTGTCTGCCGCGCCCTGCGCCTGCCCTACATCTTCAAAGCCTCCTACGACAAGGCCAACCGCACCTCCATCAAGAGTTTTCGAGGTCTGGGGGTGAAGGAAGGCCTGCGCATCCTCAAGAAGGTCCGGGATACGGTGAAGGTCCCCGTGCTCACCGACGTGCATGAAGCCGTGGATGTGCAGCGCGTCGCCGAAGTCGCAGACGTCCTACAGATCCCCGCCTTCCTCTGCCGCCAGACTGACCTGATCGTCGCCGCCGCGCGCAGTGGGCGCGCGGTGAACATCAAGAAAGGACAGTTCGTCTCGCCCTGGGACATGCGTCACGCGGTCGAGAAGTGCCGCTCCTCCGACAACGACAAAGTCTTTGTCACCGAGCGTGGCAGCTCGTTCGGCTACAACAATCTGGTGGTGGACATGCGTTCCCTGGCCATCATGCGCGAGTTCGCGCCCGTGGTCTTCGACGCCACGCACTCGGTTCAGTTGCCCTCCGCTGGCGACGGCGCCCAGTCCGGTGGCCAACCCCAGTTCATCCCCGTACTGGCGCGCGCCGCCGTCGCCGCCGGCGTCGACGGAGTCTTCATGGAAGTCCACGATGATCCGGCGCGGGCCAAGTCCGACGGCCCCAACGCCCTCGATCTCAAGAAACTCCGTGGCGTGCTCAACGAGCTGCTGGCGGTGCGAAAGGCGGTCACGCCTGCCCACTGA
- a CDS encoding CTP synthase — protein sequence MAKYIFVTGGVVSSLGKGLAAASIGCLLESRGLKVNLQKFDPYLNVDPGTMSPFQHGEVFVTDDGAETDLDLGHYERFTHAKLSRDNNWTTGRIYEQIIAKERRGDYLGKTVQVIPHVTNEIKAAMKKVSQEVDVAIVEIGGTVGDIESLPFLEAIRQMRQELGRENTLFVHVTLVPWIGAAQELKTKPTQHSVKELLSIGIQPDILLCRTDRFLSKDLKGKIALFCNVEEQAVVTAKDVASIYEVPLVFSKEGVDSLVLKYLHIEAKEADLSSWEELVHRVYNPKDDVKIGIVGKYVEYEDSYKSLKEALVHGALAHNLKLSLTWVEAEGLETKDKEDRSYESQLEEFDGILVPGGFGKRGIAGMLNAIRYARERKVPYFGICLGMQTACIEFARNVCGLEDANSSEFDPATQHRVIYKLRELRGVEELGGTMRLGAWTCKLEPGSLANKVYGALEISERHRHRYEFNREYEAVMTGAGLLITGSTPDGTYVEIVELADHPHFLGCQFHPEFKSKPLEPHPLFKAFVGTSYEEGKKRRAQKHAAEVEMFLRPERAAKR from the coding sequence ATGGCGAAATACATCTTCGTGACGGGCGGCGTTGTGTCTTCCCTGGGCAAGGGTCTGGCGGCGGCTTCCATCGGCTGCCTGCTGGAATCCCGGGGACTCAAAGTCAATCTCCAGAAGTTCGATCCTTACCTCAACGTCGATCCCGGTACCATGTCGCCCTTCCAGCACGGCGAGGTGTTTGTCACCGACGACGGCGCCGAGACCGACCTCGACCTGGGCCACTACGAGCGCTTCACCCACGCCAAGCTCTCCCGCGATAACAACTGGACCACCGGCCGCATCTACGAGCAGATCATCGCTAAGGAGCGCCGCGGCGACTACCTGGGCAAGACCGTCCAGGTCATCCCCCACGTCACCAACGAGATCAAAGCGGCGATGAAGAAGGTGTCGCAGGAGGTGGACGTGGCCATCGTGGAGATCGGGGGCACGGTCGGCGACATCGAATCGCTGCCCTTCCTCGAGGCCATCCGCCAGATGCGCCAGGAACTGGGCCGCGAGAACACGCTCTTCGTGCACGTTACCCTGGTGCCGTGGATCGGCGCCGCCCAGGAACTTAAGACCAAGCCCACGCAGCACTCGGTGAAAGAACTGCTCTCCATCGGCATCCAGCCCGACATCCTGCTGTGCCGCACCGACCGCTTCCTGTCGAAAGATCTGAAGGGCAAGATCGCGCTGTTCTGCAACGTCGAAGAGCAGGCGGTCGTGACCGCCAAGGACGTGGCCTCGATCTATGAGGTCCCGCTCGTATTCTCGAAGGAAGGCGTGGATTCGCTCGTTCTCAAGTACCTGCACATCGAGGCCAAGGAGGCCGACCTCTCGAGCTGGGAAGAGCTGGTGCACCGCGTCTATAACCCCAAAGACGACGTGAAGATCGGCATCGTCGGCAAGTACGTCGAGTACGAGGATTCCTACAAGTCGCTGAAGGAAGCGCTGGTGCACGGCGCGCTGGCGCACAACCTGAAGCTCAGTCTGACCTGGGTCGAGGCCGAGGGCCTCGAGACCAAGGACAAGGAAGACCGCAGCTACGAGTCGCAACTGGAAGAGTTCGACGGCATCTTGGTGCCGGGCGGCTTCGGCAAGCGCGGCATCGCGGGCATGCTCAACGCCATCCGCTACGCCCGCGAACGGAAGGTCCCGTACTTCGGCATCTGCCTGGGCATGCAGACCGCCTGCATCGAGTTCGCCCGCAACGTCTGCGGCCTTGAGGATGCGAACTCCAGTGAATTCGACCCTGCCACCCAGCACCGCGTCATTTACAAGCTGCGCGAACTGCGCGGTGTCGAGGAACTGGGCGGCACTATGCGTCTGGGCGCGTGGACCTGCAAGCTCGAGCCGGGCTCGCTCGCCAACAAGGTTTACGGCGCGCTGGAGATCAGCGAGCGCCATCGTCACCGCTACGAGTTCAATCGCGAGTACGAAGCGGTGATGACCGGCGCCGGTCTACTCATCACCGGCTCCACCCCCGACGGCACCTATGTCGAGATCGTCGAACTGGCCGACCACCCGCACTTCCTCGGATGCCAGTTCCACCCTGAGTTCAAGTCCAAGCCGCTGGAGCCGCATCCGCTCTTCAAAGCGTTCGTCGGCACGTCGTACGAGGAAGGGAAGAAGCGCCGCGCGCAGAAACACGCCGCCGAGGTCGAGATGTTCTTGCGCCCGGAGCGCGCCGCGAAGCGATAA
- a CDS encoding HAD-IA family hydrolase gives MSKARARKIKLLLLDVDGVLTDGTIWFFPAPAGAQQSLREDARAHAGKGGYAISSDQFVEAKGFHAHDGTAMSLARLGGIKVGLITKRISETVALRARDLKMDHVYQGCADKVAAFREIIEKERLKEDEACYVGDDVIDLPVMRRCGLAIAVANAREEVKDEAHLITDHAGGAGAVRDAVEYILRAQGKWDEVVKSYVSDRAPNTKK, from the coding sequence ATGTCCAAAGCCCGCGCAAGAAAGATCAAGCTCCTCCTCCTCGATGTGGACGGCGTCCTCACCGACGGCACCATCTGGTTCTTTCCCGCGCCGGCGGGCGCGCAGCAGAGCCTGCGCGAAGACGCCCGCGCCCACGCCGGCAAGGGCGGCTACGCCATCTCCAGCGACCAGTTCGTTGAGGCCAAGGGATTCCACGCCCACGACGGCACCGCCATGTCGCTGGCGCGGCTCGGCGGCATCAAGGTCGGCCTCATCACCAAGCGCATCTCCGAGACCGTGGCGCTGCGGGCGCGCGACCTGAAGATGGACCACGTGTACCAGGGCTGCGCCGACAAGGTCGCCGCCTTCCGCGAGATCATCGAGAAGGAGCGCCTGAAAGAAGACGAGGCGTGTTACGTCGGCGACGACGTGATCGACCTTCCGGTCATGCGCCGCTGCGGGCTGGCCATCGCCGTCGCCAATGCCCGCGAAGAGGTGAAGGACGAAGCCCACCTGATCACCGACCACGCGGGCGGCGCCGGCGCCGTGCGCGACGCGGTCGAATACATACTGCGCGCGCAAGGCAAGTGGGACGAAGTCGTGAAGAGCTACGTCTCCGACCGCGCTCCTAACACGAAAAAATAA